AGTATGATGACAAAAGACCCTGAATATAACGAAACAGGTTGGTTGAATAGATGCTTAGGTCAGATCTGGAGTCTCCCACCAGAACACAAAGGACCACATGGATGTGTGATGAAttgtggggaagagaagggatcCCAAGAAAGGAAATCCATGTTATCAAAAAGCTGACCTTATCCCTGTCAAGCAGTAAAGTCCTGCCCTGAGGGAAGTGAAATCttcattgttttgctttcaagaaCAGCCAGGGAGTGGAGCCCAGGAAGTTCATCCCAGTTggggaaacaaaaccaggacaagCACGGATTTCCATCCGGTTGCTTTATCCTCAATTCTCTCAAAGGCAATAAAATGCTCAAGGCAAAGCAGCTCAGTGGTAAATGGTTGAGGGGTCTTTTGACTCAAAGAGCTAATACAGTATAACcggaaaaaaaccaaacaaaattaattacctTCTTTAAAGAGGAAACACAAGCAGAACAGCACGATAAtgagatttttattaaaataacgTTACGTGGcttttgttaaataaaaaccGGGATCCAGCAGGCAAGACTGAAATGCTGGAAGGGGTGAGCCCAGCACCCCCGCTCTAAGGGGATGAGGCCCTGGGTGGGTGCTGGTGTGACCCGGGCGGGGGATCGGGAACAGGGATCGATCCCCAATCGCCCCCGCGGGAACGGCGCTCTGTGCGGGCGGGAGGCCGCGCTGTCGCCACGGCAACCGCGGTGCGGGGGGCACGGCTAAGCCGGGCGGGGACCCGCGCTGACACGGCTGGAGAGAGCCACCAGGGCGGGACACGGGCTGCCAGGGCCACCGGGAAACAGCGGGGGACACGGGCTGCGAGACTCACAGAGGCCACCAGCGGGGGACACCGTTTGCCACGGCCACCGGCCCACCAGCGGGGGACGAGGTTTCAAGGTTGCTAGAGCCACCGGGCCACCAGCGGGTAAACCGGGTTGCGGTGCAGCGGGAAGGGACCTTCTGTCCCCGGACAGCGTCACCGCATTCCCGCGGAGcctccccgcagccccccgcGTCCCTCCCCTGCCCGCTCAGGTGTGCGCGGACACGCCCCTGCAGCGGCGCGGGGCTCGGAGCCCCTCCGGTCCTGCTGGTTTCCAGGTGAAATTGTGGGTTAATCTATTAATTTATTGCACGGCGCTGGAAGATGGATCCGTGTGATCCTTTCCGTTCAGAGCGTTTCTGATTTCAGTATTCGCTGATTGTTCCTACACTTGGCACCCTTCCACTGCTTCAAACTCACTCCTGCAGCACTTGGGGAAACCCGTGTGCGGTCACTGGTTTGTCCAAACGTTGCAGACAGTGGATTACTGACCCTCAGATGCAGCCAATCTAATTACACTGATAGCAGAAGGGATGGGATTTTACACAATTTTGCACAATCCTGGAATAACAACTTTTATTCTCTCCCTCCTCAGGACCATGGCTGCCATCGATGAGCGCACCTTCATCGCCATCAAGCCTGATGGGGTCCAGAGGGGGCTGGTGGGGGAGATCATCAAACGCTTTGAGCTGAAAGGGTTCAAACTGGTGGCCATGAAATTAGTACATGTAAGCTCTCCTTAATTGCTGTGTCTGCTTTTATATATCAGCTGCAGCCTTCAAATAGAGCAGCATGCTATAACAACAAATGTGGCCTCTGTaacatttaaaactgaaattttgagAAGTCGTACTTGGGATGTTTTTGGAAAAGTTCcaattcccagctctggctAAATGCTTTAGACGCGCTAAGCACGCTAATTTTAGTATCCTGATGTCCTTAGTCTGAAGAGAATATTCTTTCAGGTGCATCCTATGCCTAATAAATATCTTTGAGTATCTTTCACAAATCACAGGTCACATAAATTGCCTGTATTGGCAGCAGAAACTTTTCTAAGTTGAGCTGGGGTTAAAGCAAACAGTTCAAATTTATATCGACCAAAAGTGCTCCTAGAAAGATGctagaaatgcagaattttgaAGTGCGTGCAAGTTTCAGGATTACCAGTGCTCTGTGGTTAATCTCTGTGATTTCACTACGGTCTTAAGTTCTTACTGTaagcttttttctctgtctggaTGGTTTTTAACCCAGGCCTCTGAGGACCTTCTGAGGGAACACTACATCGACCTCAAGGACCGGCCGTTTTACGATGGCCTGGTGCAATACATGCACTCAGGACCTGTCGTAGCCATGGTGAGTTCCTAGCAAGAAAACCACACTGCTTGATGGTCTTCCCTGCAATGAGATTGTGTCACCTGTTGGATTCTAGTTTATTtcaaaaaggatttaaaaatctgGATTCAAATACTATAATTAGGAAGATGTGCTGTtaactcctttttctttaatcttttctcataatctttttctcctttgagtCATTTTGTTGAGGAAGAGGACAGGACAAAAGGGAATCAAAACCAGGACCTTGAGAAACAGTAAACCTGCACAAAAGCCCCACTGACATGCCATGTAGtaagcaaactgaaaaaggaTGGTGGAATATTTTTACtctatttccctttttctccttgataatgtatttctaaaatagTTGAGGTCCAGCTCTCCCATGAGCAGACAGCTCTGTGAGGCTGTTTGACATACTGAGATGGAAAATCATTCTCTCCCCACACTGGGTGAGGAGGAGGGTTGTACAGAAAGGACCATGTGAGCAGATGCTTCAAGAATCTGACAGAAGAATTGGAGATAAAATATGTCTCACTATGACAAATATTCAGATGGTGATTTGTGCCATGATGGACAGCCCGGTGTTCTTGTGGATGGTATAATTTAACTGCTGCTAAAATTTAATAATctcagtggaatttttttttctttaaggtgTGGGAAGGTCTTAATGTGATTAAGACTGGAAGGGTGATGCTGGGAGAAACCAATCCATTTGATTCCAAGCCTGGCACTATTCGTGGGGACTTCTGTGTCCAAGTTGGAAggtaaattttaaaacttctggTATCATCCAAAGGCACTAAATGCCAAGTGTTATGTCATGATATCTGCAGGAACTGTGCTCCATCCTTCTCTGTCTTACACATGGAGCTGCCATTCCCTGTGCCCATGTCATGTTAGGATCTAAGGATGGAAATCAAGTTGTGGTTGTCCCCAGAGACAACAATGAGGAGCAAAGCTGGCACTGCCTATGCTGTGTCTTTTCCTACTTTACTGTTACTTAAAGCTCCTGTCCATAATGGGAACCACTTCAAAACAAGAAGCTTGCTTTACTTTAAGAATTCTCTTACTCTTAtattcaccttttcttttcctaggaACATCATTCATGGCAGTGATTCTGTGGAAAGTGCTGAGACAGAGATCAATTTATGGTTCACTCCTGAAGAACTGGTTGATTACAGAAGCTGTGCTCATGAGTGGATCTATGATTAACACCCAGCCTGGATCTTCTGATATCCCCACTGTCTGTGAGCAGCTGCCAGTCTCTAGCTATTCCAAAGAATTCCCTGGTAGAAACCTCAGAAAACACTGAGATTGCTCTGTTGTGGATGTTTAAAATAGAGTCAGTGCTTGCTGCTCCTTTGATTTAAAAGCTGTCAGGTTATAAATGGGattgcactttttaaaagctgcttctgGGGTTGAGAGATATGAGGTGAAAACACGGAGCAGAtaacatatatttttctgaagtacttaTAGTCATAGAGGGTATTTTggtaaacagaaaaaaatgggtaaACAATTTATTTGGTAAATAAATGTGCAAATGACTTGGAGTCAGAGGTTAACTTTGCTAAAACATTAGAGGACAACTGATAGTGGTGTAAATGCATTGCTAATATGCCCAGATGTTGAGGATTTACTTAATATCAAATGTGTCCCCATTCctaaaacagctgcagaaaaagccCATTTCTCTCCCCAGAACATGCTGTGCCCAAAGAGAGCTCAGCTCTGGCTAAAATGACAACTGGCCTCCACAATGACACTATTTCAGcttgctctttttcccttccacgTGGgatttatttagcattttgAGGAAAGATTAACCGGCCAGGCTTTATGAAATGTCCTTTTATGTGAAAAGAAGATTAATGTGAGGATGGATGAGGGAGATTCTACCTTCAGCCACTTCAGTGCAGCAGCTGTCTGATATTGCACAGAGCAATAAGTGGTGCTTGCTTTGCCAGCTGAACAGCTGATAATTTAGCTTTGTTATCATTTGTGTCCTTTCCTTAGTAGTTGGAACTACAAAGCAAACAATCCTTGGATAAGTTGTTTCAGAAGTGACTTCAGCGCTatcattttgtatttatttaatgatgTAAAGAAGTACAGTCATCATAATGCAGAAGGTGTTTCAGTTTCAAGAGCAAAAGTTGTACTGGATGAGGTAGTTGGGATTGATACTATGTATTTATGTCCCTGCAATATTTTATTCACTAAGAGCAAGAATTTCATGGAATCAGTTGTTCAAACTCCAcgattttttccccccacagtGAGTTCTTGTGTCTGAATACTGAACTATGCAGCAAATATTGAAAACTTAGGATACCTTATGGTGATGTCAAACTCCTAAAAAGAGAAggtacaaaataaaacactattTGCTTAAGTGAAGTATTTcttaagtgaaataaaaagaaattttaaatattttgtctttaattaaTGAGTATAAGGAGAGGGAACAAATTCTCTAACTATGAAGCTGTAGGTGAGGCTGTGAGattctcttctgaaaatattcagtgttaTAGAAGAAAACCAATTAAGTTAAAAGTAGTTGGAGGAAAGGGAATATGTGACAAACCTGGGTACGGGATGAATGGTCTCCAGTTTAATCTTTGCTTGAAAGGTCACTTAAGATTTCCTGATTccacaaaacagagaaatatgGGTTATCCGGAGATGTGGGGGTTGTCAGGAGGCTGCTGATTAGTGTTTCTAATGTGATGAGACTGGGAAAACGTGGAGGCCAGCACTCCTGCACGGCTGAGGTGCCTGGGCAGGTCCAGTGTGAAACCACTAATTGACCCTGTGAAGCCACTCACTGGCCCCTCAGTAAGAGACAACGCAAGGACTACAGAGGCTATTTCATCGATATCCCACTTGCAGTGATGGTGTGCGATTGTAACTTGCTCAGGAAAGGGTGTTTCATCAACTAGTAAAGGGCCAAGTAGTGAACATCATAAAAAGTAACAACACACTCCCTGCTTCATGTTGTGACATGGGTTCAGGGACTGTGAGGTTTTGACAGCTGGCAGCTTCATCTTCTCAATAAAGTTACCAATAACGTTCCTGGGTTACGGATCCCACATCACTTTTCTGGGATAAATACGCTTTCGAGGAGCTGTAGCCGTGCTGTGCGGTGCAGCCGGGTTGGCAGGACCAACCCTCAGACCGCGGGGATACCTGAAAACAGCCAAGCCAGCACCAAtgagtaaaaaataatttagttgtGTTAAACATCCGCCGTCGCTTCAGTGCCTTAAAGGCTTAAGCCACAGTTGCTGCGCCTGTAAATCAATAACCCTCGAGGCGGCGGAGGCGACAGGTGCGGCCGGGCCTGGCCAAGAGCCGCCCCCCGGCCGCGGGGCCCGGCAGCGCCCGCTGCCTGGTTCGGTCCGGTCCCGTC
The genomic region above belongs to Corvus cornix cornix isolate S_Up_H32 chromosome 18, ASM73873v5, whole genome shotgun sequence and contains:
- the LOC120410992 gene encoding nucleoside diphosphate kinase-like, with the translated sequence MAAIDERTFIAIKPDGVQRGLVGEIIKRFELKGFKLVAMKLVHASEDLLREHYIDLKDRPFYDGLVQYMHSGPVVAMVWEGLNVIKTGRVMLGETNPFDSKPGTIRGDFCVQVGRNIIHGSDSVESAETEINLWFTPEELVDYRSCAHEWIYD